The Nostoc sp. 'Lobaria pulmonaria (5183) cyanobiont' genome window below encodes:
- a CDS encoding GAF domain-containing sensor histidine kinase, which translates to MLMSASSDFLALCREQIALLTQGLGATLSIVYLTQELVDTPSGDAKLIPVVIYPETALLPQGEETIEATAYKQLQVGNAFILPNHQGRLLTPASESPTSSQESDIPDASQPDLNEEYLLSGNQIVLPLIYEGVMMGLLVTRRKDRAWNEHEQSQIQRIAQTLAIACILDQRRAWFEQQLHEQQILQEKQRDLLDNLLHQFRNPLTALRTFGKLLLKRLRPADANRDVANSIVRESDRLKELLQQFEQVIDLTEADLAPLHLPKNEVFVEASIQKDAKPPLLLPGTGDKAVDCSLADILEPLLISAKAIAQERKLKLITEIQENSSLVRANVKALREVLTNIIDNALKYTPTGGKILIQAGQEKANFQGIVISDNGPGIPPQDLEHLGERHYRGVQAQTEIPGTGLGLAIAKQLIEQMQGEIEVFSPAINSKLTSPDAPGTTFIIWLPETKS; encoded by the coding sequence ATGTTAATGTCTGCCAGTTCCGATTTTCTTGCTCTGTGTCGAGAGCAAATAGCGCTACTAACCCAAGGGCTGGGAGCGACTTTAAGTATTGTGTACCTAACACAAGAATTGGTAGATACTCCTTCCGGCGATGCCAAACTGATTCCTGTGGTGATTTACCCGGAAACAGCATTATTACCCCAAGGAGAGGAAACTATTGAAGCGACGGCATACAAGCAACTTCAAGTTGGAAATGCGTTTATATTACCCAATCATCAAGGAAGGTTATTGACACCGGCTTCAGAATCTCCAACTTCATCACAGGAGTCTGACATACCAGACGCGTCTCAACCCGATCTTAATGAGGAATACCTACTTAGTGGCAACCAAATTGTTTTACCTCTGATTTATGAGGGTGTGATGATGGGGTTACTGGTGACACGCAGGAAAGACCGGGCATGGAATGAACACGAGCAAAGTCAGATTCAACGGATAGCCCAAACATTAGCGATCGCTTGTATTTTAGATCAGCGGCGAGCATGGTTTGAGCAACAGTTGCATGAACAACAAATTCTCCAAGAAAAACAGCGGGATTTGCTAGATAACCTGTTGCATCAGTTTCGTAACCCATTAACAGCGTTGCGGACTTTTGGCAAACTGCTATTGAAGCGACTACGACCAGCAGACGCTAACCGGGATGTGGCAAATAGTATTGTCCGGGAAAGCGATCGCCTTAAAGAATTACTGCAACAATTTGAACAAGTAATTGACTTGACAGAGGCAGATTTAGCACCACTACATCTGCCGAAAAATGAAGTATTTGTAGAAGCAAGTATCCAAAAAGACGCTAAACCGCCGCTATTATTGCCGGGAACGGGAGATAAAGCAGTTGACTGCTCGTTAGCAGATATATTAGAACCATTATTAATATCAGCCAAAGCGATCGCCCAAGAACGAAAGCTAAAACTAATAACTGAAATTCAAGAGAATTCATCTCTAGTGCGTGCCAACGTCAAAGCATTACGAGAGGTGTTAACTAACATTATTGATAATGCTTTAAAATATACTCCCACTGGCGGCAAAATTTTGATTCAGGCTGGGCAAGAAAAAGCTAATTTTCAGGGAATAGTCATTAGTGATAACGGGCCAGGCATTCCACCCCAGGATTTAGAGCATCTTGGAGAACGGCATTATCGGGGTGTACAAGCGCAAACAGAAATCCCCGGCACAGGTTTGGGGTTAGCGATCGCTAAACAATTAATAGAGCAAATGCAGGGCGAAATCGAGGTTTTCAGCCCTGCAATCAACTCTAAGCTAACTTCACCCGATGCACCGGGAACTACGTTTATTATTTGGTTGCCTGAAACTAAAAGTTAG
- a CDS encoding S-layer homology domain-containing protein, producing the protein MFNLNRWQSRTAALMALSVTVGTVAPFITASPSLAQTTFSDVSSNYWAAQFIQQLSQRGVIAGFPDGSFRPEEPVTRAQFAAMVNKAFQKSQQRQPINFADVPSNYWASSAIGQAYTIGFLSGYPGNRFEPNQAIPRQQVLVSLANGLEYSPSGNTESTLQYFNDASNIASYARSPIAAATEKRIVVNYPNVNFLNPTATATRAQVAAFIYQALVSSNQASTINSPYVVAVGSTTPTPASVTIAQGTTIPVKYDKAEKILVTKDETSPLTLTVSQNVVTQDGSVVIPAGSQVVGQLKPATGGSQFVAEKLVLTSGQEYQLNATSDVITKTETVKKGTSVGSIIKNTVLGAGAATAVSAVTGDRAIATEEVLGGAGIGALVGLFFGKKSVDLIAIDPNTDLQMTINQNLLVSLR; encoded by the coding sequence ATGTTTAACTTAAATCGTTGGCAATCTAGAACAGCTGCACTCATGGCTTTGAGCGTTACAGTCGGGACTGTAGCGCCTTTCATTACAGCTTCACCATCTTTAGCTCAAACGACTTTTTCTGATGTTTCGTCTAACTATTGGGCAGCACAATTTATTCAACAATTGTCACAGCGAGGTGTAATTGCCGGATTTCCTGATGGTAGTTTCCGCCCTGAAGAACCGGTAACACGCGCTCAATTTGCCGCGATGGTCAACAAAGCTTTCCAAAAATCACAACAACGGCAGCCAATCAATTTTGCTGATGTACCCAGCAACTATTGGGCATCCAGTGCAATTGGGCAAGCTTATACTATTGGTTTCTTATCTGGTTATCCTGGAAATCGCTTTGAGCCTAACCAGGCTATTCCTCGCCAACAAGTTTTAGTTTCCCTTGCAAACGGTTTGGAATATAGTCCCAGTGGCAATACTGAAAGCACTCTGCAATACTTCAACGATGCCTCTAACATCGCTAGCTATGCCCGTAGCCCGATCGCCGCAGCAACCGAAAAGCGAATTGTGGTGAACTATCCGAATGTAAACTTCCTGAATCCAACTGCAACCGCCACTCGCGCCCAGGTAGCAGCTTTTATCTACCAAGCATTGGTTAGTTCTAATCAAGCCTCAACAATTAACTCACCCTATGTTGTGGCTGTCGGATCTACTACCCCAACACCTGCATCAGTGACAATTGCCCAAGGGACTACTATTCCTGTGAAGTATGACAAGGCAGAAAAAATTCTAGTTACAAAGGATGAAACATCGCCCTTGACATTGACAGTATCCCAAAACGTGGTGACACAAGACGGATCTGTAGTGATTCCTGCTGGTAGTCAAGTTGTTGGTCAACTAAAACCTGCTACAGGCGGTTCTCAATTCGTTGCCGAGAAACTAGTTTTGACCAGTGGTCAAGAGTATCAGCTTAATGCTACTTCTGACGTTATTACCAAAACTGAAACCGTCAAGAAGGGTACTAGTGTTGGTTCAATTATCAAAAATACTGTATTGGGCGCAGGTGCGGCAACTGCGGTATCTGCTGTGACTGGCGATCGCGCCATTGCCACAGAAGAAGTCTTGGGTGGTGCTGGTATCGGTGCGTTGGTTGGTCTGTTCTTCGGCAAGAAGAGTGTTGACTTAATCGCCATTGACCCAAATACCGATTTACAAATGACCATCAATCAAAACTTGTTGGTTTCACTGAGATAG
- a CDS encoding protein kinase domain-containing protein: MSLEKEDNLKKENDKYSFKTLGGNSQNFYLTLDKKGQPIKLGDGTFGIVFAVHDSNQEDRFAVKLLYAHKIDQSRFDNEIKSTQEITRARGERKIFGVIRTVGWTDSFQESNVYKTLKTFFEPLRISNYALVTEKYDVTLKDILERDGEQNTEEEKSQHPTGGKLTGYEILRQMTFEDRIANILPYLKDIAQGLVTLHKAGLLHLDMKPANIFVNEEGSEVKAVIGDLGFLLPKRDPINTSLPIASAELPLGTRHYRSPEQKDYFDICDADIQVDSENQKVELISTDPKLRDSIIGNNDFVVFSKNKEQYEIESISIDENSSIRIFLNVNNEIIKNINNDHKTQILLYKRQGIQTDLFGLGAIFFDLLTCGESPERFYDNIRVIYDKKEKKVDEIMEDYEKVFSLQSSEPSLVQVFEPFKLHKNSTTYAPREIVEIILKCILYKAGNTFYTLSDDSSDKIAVQLVLDKILELEQSKNFEFRRTNNSLYRRNWEKENNSPTPSFLETLKELQNLDKDQLPARFVRGFWYLDKISELVNRSVQSSSSQNSFSFSELHPTNLVIRETNSEPENLTIRFQAYKTEEYYKKDLRSDSVYTKITRDMGNPFVPNYLAFLRRKIKIKELENKQYEYQFLDSSSYRNNIEKGDWIILKPQNNTTNILLQVESSEGSNLTYKHVSFKEDNKDEVSTIINNITNGEIVREVVYYQNIEPCVYYLNMIGIYIYNIFFVGIENNTYSKPGINDIINSLLTMNNSLKNKKINTREPYNDNEQKKNFFDNLAFSKQPKNVKMSKIKEILERVAYMYLKLTIKESENSYYKSGTEDKLRITSLLKDIEKLKQNITDFINTNDIQPVLLRSYVSDESLEEIPTLSKLINNSQIGVSLEFDKLTSSLVEVQSGNMTMRLDDMLTL, from the coding sequence ATGTCCTTAGAAAAAGAAGATAACCTTAAAAAAGAAAATGACAAGTATTCGTTTAAAACCTTAGGGGGCAACAGCCAAAATTTTTATTTGACACTGGATAAAAAAGGGCAGCCTATTAAACTTGGTGACGGCACTTTTGGCATAGTATTTGCAGTCCATGATAGCAATCAAGAAGACAGATTTGCTGTTAAACTTCTTTATGCTCATAAGATCGATCAATCACGTTTTGACAATGAAATTAAATCAACACAAGAAATTACACGAGCCAGGGGAGAGAGAAAGATTTTTGGTGTTATCAGGACAGTTGGTTGGACTGATTCATTTCAAGAATCCAATGTATATAAGACACTAAAGACGTTTTTTGAGCCATTAAGAATCTCAAACTATGCTTTAGTAACTGAGAAGTATGATGTAACACTGAAAGACATTTTGGAAAGAGACGGTGAACAAAATACAGAAGAGGAAAAATCTCAACACCCTACTGGTGGGAAGCTTACAGGATATGAGATTCTTAGACAGATGACCTTTGAAGATCGTATAGCTAATATACTTCCATATTTAAAAGATATTGCTCAAGGTCTTGTAACTCTTCATAAAGCTGGTTTGTTACACCTCGATATGAAACCTGCAAATATTTTCGTAAACGAAGAGGGTTCTGAGGTTAAGGCTGTAATTGGCGATCTTGGTTTTCTGTTACCAAAAAGAGATCCAATAAATACATCTTTGCCAATAGCTAGTGCAGAGCTACCTCTTGGAACACGTCACTACCGTTCACCTGAACAAAAAGACTATTTTGATATTTGTGATGCGGATATTCAAGTAGATAGCGAAAACCAGAAAGTTGAGCTTATTAGTACCGATCCTAAACTTCGTGATTCAATTATTGGAAATAACGATTTTGTAGTTTTTAGTAAAAATAAAGAACAGTATGAAATTGAGTCAATCTCTATTGATGAAAACTCATCGATACGTATTTTTCTTAATGTAAATAATGAGATTATTAAGAATATTAATAACGATCATAAAACACAGATTTTATTGTACAAACGGCAAGGCATACAAACTGATCTATTTGGTTTGGGAGCTATTTTCTTTGATCTACTTACTTGTGGAGAATCGCCAGAGCGTTTTTATGATAACATTCGAGTAATTTATGACAAAAAGGAGAAAAAAGTTGATGAAATAATGGAAGACTATGAAAAAGTTTTTAGTCTTCAATCTAGTGAGCCAAGTTTAGTTCAGGTATTTGAACCTTTTAAGCTTCATAAAAATTCAACAACATATGCTCCTCGTGAAATTGTTGAGATTATTCTAAAGTGCATACTTTACAAAGCAGGAAACACTTTTTATACCCTTAGTGATGACAGTTCTGATAAAATAGCTGTGCAGCTTGTGCTTGATAAAATATTAGAATTGGAGCAGAGTAAAAATTTCGAATTTAGAAGAACAAATAATAGTCTTTATCGCCGCAATTGGGAAAAGGAAAATAATTCACCTACTCCAAGTTTTTTAGAAACACTCAAAGAACTACAGAACTTGGATAAGGATCAATTACCTGCTCGTTTTGTAAGAGGATTTTGGTATTTGGATAAAATATCTGAATTAGTTAATCGCTCTGTGCAATCTTCCTCTTCGCAGAATTCATTCTCCTTTAGTGAGTTACATCCTACAAACTTGGTTATTAGAGAAACAAATAGTGAACCAGAAAATCTAACTATAAGGTTTCAGGCATACAAGACGGAAGAGTATTATAAGAAAGATTTAAGAAGTGACTCTGTATATACAAAAATCACTCGTGATATGGGAAATCCTTTTGTTCCAAATTATTTAGCATTTCTGCGTCGGAAAATTAAAATTAAAGAATTAGAGAATAAACAATATGAATATCAATTTTTAGATTCGTCCTCTTATAGAAATAATATTGAAAAGGGAGATTGGATTATATTAAAACCTCAAAATAATACTACAAACATATTGTTGCAAGTTGAATCTTCAGAAGGCTCTAATTTAACTTATAAACACGTCTCGTTTAAGGAAGATAATAAAGATGAAGTATCGACAATTATAAACAATATTACTAATGGTGAGATAGTAAGGGAAGTTGTATACTACCAAAATATTGAACCTTGTGTTTATTATTTAAACATGATAGGAATTTATATATACAATATATTTTTCGTAGGTATTGAAAACAATACTTACAGTAAACCAGGAATAAATGATATAATTAATAGTCTTTTGACTATGAATAATTCTCTTAAGAATAAGAAGATAAATACAAGAGAACCATATAATGATAATGAGCAAAAAAAGAATTTTTTTGATAACCTTGCTTTCAGCAAGCAGCCAAAAAATGTAAAAATGTCTAAAATTAAAGAAATTCTTGAAAGAGTTGCTTATATGTATCTAAAACTAACTATTAAGGAAAGTGAGAATTCCTATTATAAGAGCGGTACAGAAGATAAGTTGCGAATTACTTCACTTCTTAAAGACATTGAGAAACTCAAGCAGAATATTACTGATTTTATCAATACCAATGACATCCAACCTGTCCTTCTTAGATCGTATGTTAGTGATGAGTCGCTTGAAGAAATACCAACACTGTCTAAATTAATAAATAATAGCCAGATAGGTGTATCTCTAGAGTTTGATAAGCTAACTTCTTCGCTCGTTGAAGTACAGTCAGGTAATATGACAATGCGCTTGGATGACATGCTAACTCTTTAA